From the genome of Oncorhynchus masou masou isolate Uvic2021 chromosome 15, UVic_Omas_1.1, whole genome shotgun sequence:
GGGTGTCGTATATCATTTCTACATGGATAGCTCCACCTACAGAGTCCTGGTTTTATTGCAAACCTGTGTTCCTTTTCCAGGAATGTCATGTCCTAGAAAGACACCACGCGGCGATGTGTCTTATGTGCTGTTTTATCTTTACAATCATGGTTTCTCCCATTCTGTAGCCTGAAGACAGAAACATGCTTGTTAACACAAGTGTTAGTACatggtagagagtagagacacacagagagacagtgtgagagggtATCAGAAACATAGAACAAGGGTGTTAAGTGtaaggatacagtaggttagagacacaGTGAAACAGGCTGATTTGTTCTCCCTAGGATTGGTATTTTATTCATCAGGACTTGATGCATCCAAGTAAAGGATCATTCGGTTTTGGCACCTTTAAAGATTTCATTTTCAATTTGAACAACACATTGACAATCAAAAGAAACAAAGAAATGACTAAGGCTGTGTgaatttgaaaaataaaatacatacatatatatatttatataaagaaTTAAAccaaaccatttaaaaaaatgtgtttttgttcaATGTCGATTGTTTGGTTTCTTTCACAAAAGCATAAGATAAAATGaagtaaataaaaaaacagaagagAGAAAATACTCATGAAACTACTAGTTTCAACATTAACGTCATCACTTTTTCCCCTTCTAATTATCATTATCCTTTAAAACTTAAGTTTTTCCAGAGCAGATTTGCTGTAATTTTATAGCATGCATTTCATTTCAGAAAATTTGATTCACTTAGCTTCTCTTGTACTATTTCATATTTATCTTGTTTCTTGCCTTTTTACGCaagtatttatttttgtatttggcGTCCTCttcttttcctccccctctcctccttcctttttCTTCGAGAAGTCGTGTTTGGAGTCTTTTTTTTCTTGGTTTGAACTTTGACCcctcttgttgttgttggtggctTCTCTTGAGGGGTTCAACACTCCCATGACGACCCCCCAACCCAAAAAGAAAGCGAACAGGGACTCAGAAAAAGGCGAGAAGGTTCTATTAAAATAATCTCTATTTTTCTACTGTTGACTGTGTGCGTCTGTCCCCCGCCATGTCTCAGCAGCTCCGTAGTGTAGTGACCTACAGCAccttctctctggctctgtcatCCTTCCAGCAGATCCTACAAGAGTCTTTTCTCGTGTTACCAACAGCACTTAGTTTAGTTTACTTGTTAGTTTTTTTGCTTCAGTAAAGTCTGTATCTCTTGATTATTAacttaatcatttatttataaATGTAATACACATATAGTACCTTTGTTAGAGTTTACAGACTGGGCTAATTCTTACTGAACCCCAAGCTGCAAAAATTCACAGTTTTAatacagaaaataaataaatgaataaatatgaCAACAAATCAGAGGCATATGGCAGGTGGTATGATGGGAAAGTACAGCAGCATGTTGCACCACCAAAACTGTGGAGCCAAACTGTCAAAACCAAAAGGTTATGAAATCATGAATCGAATTTAAATCAAAACCCTCCCTTTAAGTGCTCCACCCTCATCACCCATCCCCACCAATTAAAATGACTCAGTCTCTAAGGACAATCTGCCCCATTCTCCCAGTACAACCATTTACTCCAAAGGAACCCAACAAACCCCTTTAGACTCTCTCAACAATGGTAGATGGGAAAATCATGCAGTTGAATGAAATAAAATCATCAATCTCTATAAAGATGGAAACTCATCCTGGCCTATGGTATATTAGAGACCTGGGTGGGGGCCTCCCTGCCTTCGCTCCCCCGGGCTCTGCTCTCAGGGCTCCCTCATACTGGTGTGGTGCGGCGGTTGGCTGTGTTGGTGTTGGCCGAGTCTTTTTCCTTCTGAATACAGTTGTGGACCTGCAGGAAGGTATGGTCCCTCTCCGAGTTGTAGGTGGCGGTCGGCGTGCCCCCGGCCTTCAGGGTGTCCCGGGGCAGCGTGTACATGGAGATCTCTGTAGAGGGTAGCGCGCTGAAGCCCTTGAGGCCCACTGGCGAGGTGTCGCGGGAGTGTGAGGGGTCTGTGGACCGGGAGGAGGAGCGCGAGCGGCGTCGGTAGCGGTAACGGTAGGATGGGATGCGTGTGATGGCCGAGGCCTGGAGGTAGTCGGCAGCCCTGGCCCCTGCCCGGAGCTGCCGATGGCGGTCGATGAACATGTGGGCTGCCAGGACACCCACCATCTCGGCCATTATGAAGGACAGGGCTCCGAAGTAGAAGGACCAGCCGTAGGAGTAGCTGTTCTTCTTCGAGTCGCTCTTAGAGGGGTCCCCTGCGTTGGCTGATATGTACACGATGATCCCGATGATGTTGCTCAGgcctgagggaggaggggggggggaggttgGGGGTCGGGGAGTTGGAGGGGCGAGATGAGAGAGCAGGAATTATGCAATCGGTTAAGACAGGACATGTACCTTTTCTAGGCATACCACATACGCAGTAGTCTGAGTGCATCTATCCACCACAGTGAATACGCCATTACCAAGACAAACCTTTTCAGACAAGTACCACGGACTCACCAAAGGATAatgtacatacatactgtacttctCACTGTCAAAAATATGACTGAATACGAACCAGAAATATGACCCAAGCCAGAGCCTCTGCCCTTATAGTGTTTAAGAACAAAGACTGAGATCCTCAGTCAGATCAGTtgcacattacatttacatttaagtcatttagcagacgctcttatccagagcgactaacaTGATCATTCATCTGATTCACATAGGGATCACATCCTATGATAGGGATAATAATCATATactcatatacactgagtgcacaaaacattaggaacaccttctctttccatgacatagactgaccaggtgaatccaggtgaaagatatgatcccttattgatatcacttgttaaatccacttcaatcagtgtagatgaaggagaggagtcaggttaaagaagtgtttttaagccttgagacagtttagacatggattgtgtgtgtgccattcagagggtgaatgggcaagacaacatactgacgtacctttgaatggggtacagtagtaggtgccaggcgcactggtttgagtgtttCAAGAgctacaacgctgctgggtttttcacactcaacagtttcctgtgtgtatcaagaatggtccatcacccaaggGACCAGCCAACATGACAGAACTGTGGGACTCACTGGAACCAACATGGGCCAGAATTCCTGTAGGGCACTTTTGACATCTTGTAAAGTCCATGCCCCatcaaattgaggctgttctgatgtttaggtctaatgttttgtacactcagtgtatatatatctaCTTTAACTGTAGAGTTTAgtcacggagagagagagagaagtgtgtgacTTAGTAGAGCTGGGATGATGGATCATTGGGAAAGTATGTCAGGGACACCATATTTTTAGAGTTGAATCCCAATGGGAAGCTTCTAGCCCAGCACCCAGATCAGGAGAAAATAAGTGGATAAAGAGGGAAGAATGGAGTGCGTGACTTGTGGCTGCTGCTGAGTGGAGGCTGAGAGCTGACTGAGGAGTTGCAGTACTGGGgatgaccagcagagagagagagactgcttgTGCACTGCACCTTAGCTGGATTAGTCAACAGTATCTTCTTTGCTGGACTTACATCCATCTGTACAACTGTTCTATGTAAGTGAACCATAACAACATTGCATTTCAGTGACTAAAAAGTAGTGACTGAAAACATTTGCATTTGTGTAGATTTTGcatttctttcttcctctctctcttccactctctctccctctctctcttccactctctctccctctctctcttcctccttttcctttctttcttactctctctctgcctctctctcttccactctctctccctctctctcttccactctctctccctctctctcttcctccttttcctttctttcttcctctctctcttccactctctctccctctctctcttccactctctctccctctctctcttcctccttttcctttctttcttactctctctcttccactctctctccctctctctcttcctccttttcctttctttcttcctctctctccactctctctgccactctctctccctctctctcttccactctctctccctcactctctttccttttctttcactctctctctctcttccctcctctcttcctccttcctctttcttcctctcttcctctctccctcttcttactttttcctttctttcttcctctttcttactctctccctctctctcttcctccttttcctttctttcttcctctctcttccactctctctccctcactctcttcctccttttcctttctttcttcctctctcttccactctctctccctctctctcttcctccttttcctttctttcttcctctccatctgccactttcttcctctttctcttcatctctctttcttcttctctctcttcctctctctccctctctcttttccactctctctccctctctctcttcctccttttcctttctttcttcctctccatctgccactttcttcctctttctcttcatctctctttcttcctctctctcttcctctctctattcctctctctcttcatttctcccttcccctctttcttactctctttcttcttctctcttttcctctttctttctttctttctttctttctttcttccactctctttctttcttcctctctctcttcctctctctcttcctttctcccttcccctctttcttcctctctttcttcttctctcttttactctttctctttctttctttcttcctctctctcttcctctttctcttcctctctctctcttcctttctccctctctttcttcctctctctcttcctttcctctctcttcccctctttcttccccctctttctcttcttctctcttttcctctcttctttctttctttcttttcttctcttctcttctcttcctttctccttctctcttcctctttctcttctctctctctattttctcttccttctccctctttcttcctctttcttcttctctttctcttcctctcttttcttcctcttctcttcttcttcctttctccctctttcttctctcttttctttttcctctctctcttcctttctcccttcccctctttcttcctctctcttcctttctatcttcccctctttcttcccctctatctcctcctctctctctccccctcttgacTCACCTGCAGACACAAAGAAGATCCCTGCGCTGA
Proteins encoded in this window:
- the LOC135555367 gene encoding voltage-dependent calcium channel gamma-2 subunit; this translates as MECGNMGLFDRGVQMLLTTVGAFAAFSLMTIAVGTDYWLYSRGTCKSKSVSDNETSKKNEEVMTHSGLWRTCCLEGNFKGMCKQIDHFPEDTDYEADPSEYFLRAVRASSIFPILSVILLFMGGLCIAASEFYKSRHNIILSAGIFFVSAGLSNIIGIIVYISANAGDPSKSDSKKNSYSYGWSFYFGALSFIMAEMVGVLAAHMFIDRHRQLRAGARAADYLQASAITRIPSYRYRYRRRSRSSSRSTDPSHSRDTSPVGLKGFSALPSTEISMYTLPRDTLKAGGTPTATYNSERDHTFLQVHNCIQKEKDSANTNTANRRTTPV